One window of Lytechinus variegatus isolate NC3 chromosome 2, Lvar_3.0, whole genome shotgun sequence genomic DNA carries:
- the LOC121408801 gene encoding 60S acidic ribosomal protein P2-like — MRYVAAYLLLALGGKANPSSGDVKKVLSSVGVEIDEDKLGIVMKELEGKKVKDLIEEGKSKLASMPSGGGAVAASGAGGAAAGGGAAAEEEKKEEKKEESEEESDDDMGFGLFD; from the exons ATGCGTTACGTGGCCGCATACCTCCTACTCGCCCTTGGCGGCAAAGCCAATCCTTCATCTGGAGATGTGAAGAAGGTTCTCTCAAGCGTCGGAGTTGAGATTGACGAGGACAAGCTTGGTATTGTAATGAAGGAGCTTGAGGGAAAGAAAGTGAAGGATCTAATCGAGGAGG GCAAATCTAAGTTGGCATCGATGCCTTCTGGAGGAGGAGCCGTTGCTGCTAGTGGTGCTGGCGGTGCTGCTGCTGGTGGAGGCGCAGCAgcagaggaagaaaagaaggaagagaagaaggaggagagtGAGGAAGAATCAGATGACGACATGGGATTCGGTCTCTTCGATTAG